Sequence from the bacterium genome:
CTTCGGAGGTGTAGAGCTTCTTGTAGGCCCAGCCCTCGGCCAGGGTCCGATGGAGTCGCTCGATCTTGCCGTTCGTCTGGGGTCGGTAGGGCCGGGTCTTCTTCATCGTGATGCCAAGCTCGTCGCAGGTGTCACGCCACAGGTGGGACTTGTAGGCGCTTCCGTTGTCGGACAGCACCCGCTCGACGGTGACGCCGCGATCGGCGAACCACGCCACGGCACGGTGCAGGACCGCGACGGCGGTGACGGCCTTCTCGTCGTCGTGGATCTCGGCGTAGGCAACGCGGGAGTAGTCATCGATCACGGTGTGCACGAAGCAGGTCCCGAGCTT
This genomic interval carries:
- a CDS encoding transposase; translation: KLGTCFVHTVIDDYSRVAYAEIHDDEKAVTAVAVLHRAVAWFADRGVTVERVLSDNGSAYKSHLWRDTCDELGITMKKTRPYRPQTNGKIERLHRTLAEGWAYKKLYTSEDVRRAALPGWLHQYNHHRPHSAVGGLPPVTRLNNLAGHHN